In the genome of Choristoneura fumiferana chromosome 21, NRCan_CFum_1, whole genome shotgun sequence, the window attaatgctggtgactgtaccaagaCAAGTGaccagtgatatttatttattgaatagaattgtataatttttttgtgcCAACTGTCCATCCCTTTAATAGAAAGCtgcttaaattatatattttcaatgATAGATATAAATTGTGTAATTAGGTACAATCAAGTGccaaaattatatcaaaatatgTTACCAGCACGGCAAGATATCGCAAGATATGCAAAGATATCGAAAcagtcaaagttacaaaaatatgtatacatgtctttatgcacttaacattaaggtgaAGAGTTagctaaatttatattttttgcactcAACTGTATGTACTTACGAGTACAAGGTAATTTCCACACTGTATattcagccggaagacgtccacaacACGTACTCTATATTAGAATTCTACAATGCAGTAGAGTGAGTAAAGAAACCAAACGTCCAAATTttaccagtaccactaccatgagtttacagtgaccgtactcgatagcgacagcgtaaattatttgtatggagaattctACAGCGCCTCTtctaataatttacgccgtcgctatcgagtacggtcactgtaaactcatggtagtcaTACAGCTAGCAATGGAAACGCGCGCCGAAGGTCCGTCATCGAGCTTTGTTTATAATTCGCTCAGTAAAAACATCCTTCGGCGATACGGCCACACTTATGCTTAGCGAAATATCGAGTGCGGGGCAAAGAAATTACATGTGACTTAGGGATGTGACAAAAAGTTCTCAGAAGTACAGCTTTTCGACTTcttcaagttttcaaatttACGAACGTGTAATGTTATGTTTTGTAGGTACATTTGATTCAATTAAAATTGTCTTTGTTTTTACCTATGACGAAATGGAATGttatattgtataatttttaattaggaGGGGGAAGGAGGGTTTGCTAATGCACTGAACGAATATTCCCTCAAAAACGGTTTATCCGATTAGATAAAACTCTGCTTAGGTATTAAATGGTATGGGGCCACTTAGTATGTCACTTCATGATTTATGAACTAGGTTTTTTTAGGTTAAGTCGCCTAGAGGACCAAAGACGCAAAATCTCTTTGCTTTTGTTcacttgtttttagttttaaaattttaaacgaggtgctttataggagatggAGGTAAGCAGTCGGGAAAAATAATCTATGTACCTATAGACGATCATGAAACTTATTTATCATCCTAAGCTATCAGTTGCTTAGCTTAAAGcataaaaaaatgctatttcACTTGCAAGCTTCACCTTCCTCaaatcagccttattgtttttaatctGATGCAGGAACTGTCATAAGAATGGTACCTTGATCGACTATACGATGTGCCACCCCTAGCAACAAGCTTGAGGCAGCACTTTCGTGTGCCCGGCCGGCGGTGCCCTAGCGGGTCGCCCAGCGCCCTGCGCGCGCGCATAACACCACGACATACCGCTGCCGGCGCACCACTCAAAACTACAACTGTTGATTTGAATATAGAATAACAGTCTGTTTAGAAACAATTGACAGTTTAATTGGTTATTAGCATATTTTTAGAtgatttactttaaaaaaagtcgCTAATTGAGTGATTTTACcgttaatagtattttatttatgccGTGACCGAGTGCTGAAATTGGTAAGTTTTGAGTATTTTTGCACGTTTTTCTTCggggttttatttttactgcaCAGTTTTTTTGTCGTCTCTAATATAAAGTTTACTGTCTCATTAGTGAGTTTATTCTGAATGCTAGAAATATTTACAAGATCATCAGAAAATCGCTTTCTTTAGAAAATGAAGCCCTTTAACTTTACGATTATTTGTTTTGAATAACAAAGTTCTTACCAAAACGTAACGTATTTtgaaacattttgaaatttttacagttttttagaGTACATTGTAGTACAGTtttattaaacaattttttaaatccAATCAAAGTTTTGTTTTCAACTTTCTACATGTTTTTTGTGATTACTTATAATTTTTACGGGGTGAAATAGACGCAAGGTTTTGCAAACCCTATATACCTtacctaaatacctacttaagtatttgacgactggatggccaagtggttagagaacctgactacaaagcttgaggtcccgggttcgattcatgtttgttctcgggtcttggatgtttaatatatatttaaatatgtatttatccatataagtatgtttatccgttgtctagtgtccatagtacaagctttgcttagtttgggactaggtcaattggtgtcaagtgtcccatgatgtttattttatttttattttatttatttaccttttcgttttttatcatcatcatcccagcctatatacatacgtcacgtcacgtcccactgctgggaaaaaGCCTCCTCAcggaatgagaaggcttgggctgtagttcccacgcgaacTCCATGCCGATTGGGAACTTTatacacaccactgaattgcttcgcaggtctacagtgaagctcgtggtaaattttaaatgtaattcgcatataaattttgaaaaactcagaggtgtgaacCTGAATTGAACCCATGGTCCTCTACTTGAGGCCATTTAGGTAAAACCATTAggtaggctaccacggcttcaattttaataataataattcatttatttattcagacaacaaagatccatacattattagtaatttgcttataactatgttagtatacatataacgtacatataatgtattttataatgcCGTCCTCATTTTATAGATCTAGACCGTTGGTCATTATTTTTCAACTAAGTTGTCCCTATTCATTTTTTACCCCAGCTTGTCTAAAACTTTTACTATAATTAAGTTCTGCAATTTGCctcaaattatattatataaaaataccaACATCAATTAAAATGTCATAACGTGCATTACCAGATTTctatttcatataaattttgttttaaatcttaTTGTTTCCTAGTGCTTTCCTACGAGCTTTCAGTGTAGAGTATGTTTTGCTCATCAATTTAAATCAAGATGCTGCCACCTATCACCTAATGTAATAATCTAGCAGTGGCGTGCCATCGTAACAATGCGATGCTCACCGAAATGCCTTAATTTTTTACATGCTCAGTTAAAATTGAGCAAAGCTTGTGTGTGCTAACTCCGAGTTGCCTAACGAACAAATATAAGATCAAAAATGTGTAACATTAATGTTAGGCAgtagtttattttcattttcattttctaaCTCATAAAATATTCACTACACGCCACTGTAACCTTTCATCAGTAAAAGAATGTATGAGACGATATTTTTAGGTGAAAACCCTTatttgggcatttctatctaccgttgtaccttgagtttatctctccgatttcaacaaaatttgggaggtagactcagtctatgattccgagctggaaaaacagggtctccagatatgtccccaaaatattgtattgtattgtaaaactctttattgtacataaaaacacatgaaaataacagaacacaggataataagatgtacaaaggcaaacttatcccttaaagggatctcttccagttaacaaaacggacacatccatacaatattttggggacacatctggagaccctgtttttccagctcggaatcataaaaaataaagttcagACTGCTACCAtactaaatatatacttatatcaaatttacaaggaacattatagcggctaagattcttgagaattattagtagtttaagagtaaatagcagcctaaggtataaaatatacctaaacttggaagattcggtacacaatacgaaatccttagaaaaatattatttgattttttcgtaatggctacggaaccctatcctgggcgcgtacgacacgctcttggccggtttttaaagcTATGTTTTAAAAGATTAATAAAGTTTCTAGTTCAACTTTGATCTCAAAATTATCTTTCCTCCGATTTGCCACCAAACTCTCGAATACTCTTGTTACCATCCAAGCTTTGACTTATTTAGAGTTTTAATAAGAATTGCTAAGACAGTTAAAACTTGACCGATATTCGCCATCGCCCACTGGTTTCCGCAGCTCATTAACTTATCACGGTATCAAATTCATACATCAGTTGCTTCGAGTTGCACAGCGGAATTTTTATCGACAGATAAATCGCGTCCCAGCTCGCACTTCAAACTCACCTTTATATCCACTACATTGGACCCAGTTTTAACTTTTGTTAGTAAGGTATGGTCAGTAATGTTCCCGTTTGTTTAAACAAAGATCTTACGGTGTAGGTTTAaggttgtgtgtgtgttatgtcaCTCGTTATCTAATGAGCTTCAACTGCTCTTGCGACGGTAGAGTTACCTCTGATTACAGCGAAACTTGGCTCGTAAGTTTTATGCAGTGGTTTCGTGGTGTTATGTTTTTATGATGGATTAAACCTGAGCTATACTTTTGTAGGAATTTGTTAGAATGGTTTGTCGCTATACGCTTTTGGGTCGTTATTTGCGCGTTTCAACCTCCTCAATTTTCGTGGTCGTACTTTTTAATGAATAGGGCAGCgatcaagtattacgtaacgcaatttgggGGAGGGTCTTGTTGCGTTACGTACGATGCGTTACAGGGGCGGGAGGAAGTGTTAAAACGACGCGttacgtcacagtttttttgtaTCAAGTACATACTATAATGCCCTCAAAAGCGGGATATTTGAATCATCAGGTTGTTCTTGGCCTACCtataaatgctctcatgctGAGCTGCCAGTGTGACTGTGCCATAAAATGCCAACTTAATTCGAAAAAAGGCTAAAggaaagctaaaaaaataaaatagaaatggtCATTTTGGTGTTACGTAACATTTAGGAAGGGGGAGGGATTGCATATAAAAATGTTACGGCGTGTTACATGGGGAGAGGGAGGGGTCAAAAATCTCCCAAAAATTGCGTTACTATTACTTGAATGCCCCCTAGGCTGTAGAATTTAACGACATTTTAGATTATTTgtagacgtcctgtacttctactagataacctgagatctgtaacagaatcttttaCCATGTCAACCAAAAGCCCAcgtaaatcaaatcaaataaagtCTTGAATAACGACTCTTTTCTTTAAATGGAATATTGTGAAAAAGGTGCACTTAAAAGTTACTGAGTAAATGACTAATGCCATTCTCATTATAACATGTTCCGATTTGTGGGATGCTTTTCATCATCAACACCATGTCAGCCATAGAACGCCCATTGTAGGACATAGGCCCTCCATGAGAcagttttattgaaatttaaccCGGCAATTCTTTTACGATTGAGCTGTCAAGATGCAGTTtctaattttttcttttattggaTTCCAGGATTCAAATATCAAGGCGTACGACAGAACAAATTGAAACGCTATTGGTAAGTAATACTGAAGTATTTTATCAAAGCAAatgcttttgtttaacttgcggtgctaattaattttttttttcatcacattgcaaggaaaaaaaaagcaaaaatttaattattttgtgtccaaacacttcacagctcaacaaaagcaagacgctaagaaaagaactgaataaaatatggctacccgcaaataCAGGGAGCTACTACaatattcgaaaatcgaagttcgtatcgtaccgtccctctcactctcgtattaaataatattagcgtcaggaaaacgatatgaacttcaattttcgaatttcgtggtagccccccgattgtcacttttttcgagtcgcctaccatagataatactaagaaccgtgtttagtttagaattcgaatggccttacggccagattattcaaacatgctaaaaaaatatttactaaaattattgcaaaacattttgaaaatataaaaataacgaagtttcatgaagcgtggcaaatttttatagtgttaaattgggttatagctaagttttaaagatgtaaataaaaatgaaatgacgttgttgttgttgttgtttctttaaaaaaatatggctttgtccatcagaggacaattttgccagtgtctagtagtttttgccgttgtacggtaaaaaaaatctagaaaacgaaatatgagctAAAGAAAATCGAAAACTGAATTGGTAATGAGTGGTAtgtatgagaggtaatggtagatgaacgatgacagtGCGAAGATAAGATTTTTCATGAAATGACGTacttactaactttttaaaacaaaagtcataataattcccgcgggaacaattgaggccattgtcctatAGTATACAGcaagtatacaggcatggaataacataattgacgagcaagtgtgatgaaaaaactttttcatctctcctgttcggaaagttgaATTTTCAtggggtagatagccgggtgggaaattgcgttttcatctctagggtggaaagtattttttttttaatttttacgattagccacagagtcgaagataattgagttacgtcaatgacacttttttttcacattttggCCTGGTCATCTAGATACACGtcatgaccaaggagcttatatacctataacactggaggttgaacgccgaacatccgtttgaaacaagaaatttgacttttattatgtcacgaatatattccatctctttctttagttaggttaagaaagagatggaagtcattcttgaaatgtgaaagaaagagatggaatataatataaataagtaacaaaggtcaacttcttcgttcggcgttcaacctccagttttgtatataagctccttggtcgtgtcgtgaccaactcgatgtttttttaatagtgggacgtggcaagtggccagtgcgaaaaggttggaggttggatatcagtaaatttaatttattattattctcttcttttttgtagtattttactttcttcgcagtcgaaatgaaaagtaaagtgtctaactcgggtgaaattacccatttcccctcgaactattcaCTTTTTTCaggcgccagaaatatctcgggtgaaatgggtcactttccacccttggttatcaatctactattttgttaGGTAATGTACGTCAGATTGCAATATAAATTGTATTGTTGCCAGTATTACATTTTAACCAGAAATCTTGAAAATGATGTTATGAATACACTAGCGAACAGAACTTTTTAAAATTCCAGGACGCAAAATAGAACATTACGAAGACTGAATCTGCAATGGTCTCCAAAGTAGTGATCATAATCTATCGTGAGGCTATCCTATTAGATATTATGCTCATTACTCTGGATATCTTGTACGAACATACAACAATAAAGTATGAAGAACGAAAAAGAGGTGTTAGAAGAGAAGAATTGAACTCGAGCAGTGAAAAAGAATGGACGAGAAAATAGTTGTTGAAATTATTCTTCAAAATAgaggtaaaataattaaattgttaaaatagtgatatttttaattgttgtgTTCTACGTGTATGTTGATGTTTTTCTAATTTGTGTGTAATCGTATAAGTAACACTTTAAAATGgtttacctttttaattaaccttttaataatcaatttcaatttGATTTCCTTAataaaagtatgagatgtcaaaatgatattagtagcacaaaggttccaccctgggtcatgattaaatttgttcgactgtacattacataatttactttgtttataGTACGTGTTTGCTACCTTTTTTTGAGTTAGGTACATAATTTGAAATTGTGAGCTTTGTCGTTGTTTAgtgatattatattaaattcatCCCTCTCTCACATATTATTTACGAAAACAACACGCCTCTGCATTCGTCAACAATCTGTGATCACTTTTAGAGAATGAATATTCCATTATACACTTACCAGCAATCCAATGAGCAGTATTAAAGCAATGACACCTATAGTGCTCACTGCAATAGCGACCGCCGCCCCCGATCCTGCTTCCTCCATGTCTAGTACTGATTTCTCTGTTGTCACATCTCCATAGCTTGACACGTCTTCCAACTCGTTAACCGATTTGGTAGTCGATTCAGTCGTCTCCGCGGGACTTTCATCTTCAGATGTCACAATAATTTTAGCGTGTGGGTCTGTTGTTATGCCCTGGGTCACTGTTGTTCCCGCTTCTGTTTCGGGTTCAGTAGATATTTCTTTCTGCTCTTCTGTGGTGGTAGGAGCAATAGTGGTGGTAGTTGTAGTTGTTGTGGTTGTAGTGGTGGTGGTTGTAGAGGATATTATCTTTGTAGTCTCCATAGTTATAACTTCATTGCTGCCACTACTTTCCTCcgaactatttgttttgtcaTATATCTCACTTGGTGTCGTTTCAGAAGTTTCAGTACTCAAAAGCACCTCAGGAGCTTGAGTTTCCGATGATTTGTCCATTTGTACTTCAGTAGAATCGTCAATATTATTCTCTGAATTGGTTTCATCGGAATCAGTAGTTGTTTCTGGTTCTAATACCTTCAGTGTCGTAGGATGCTCTGTTATTGATTCTTCAGAAGTTGTGATTTCAGCAACTTGCGTAGTTGACACAGGTGATTCTGATTCTATTTTAGTTGCGTTGCTGAATATTAGCGATGATACCTCAACCTGAGGTGTTGAATCTGGTTGTGTGGTAGTTGTTTCTTCTGTCATATCAGTTGTAGTTGTGTCAACATATTTAGGTCTATAAGTAGTAATAGGATCATCTTCAATGGTTGTCGCTTTTGTTCTGGTGGGAGCTGCTGGGTGCCGTGCATTTGGAGCAGTTGTTGTTTCAACTTTTTCAGTTATCGCTACTGTCGGAACATAAGTAAACTGACGACTGTAAGTCGTTATTTCATAATCGGTGGTCATAGGTTCATTAGTGTTTACTTCTGTAGCGACTTCATTATTTTCTTGTGAACTTTGAGCTGTTTCATCCAACGGTGTTGTTACCCCTTTAGGTAGCTTTGTAATTGATTCTCTCTGAGTATTTAAACCAACAGTTTTCTTTGTTGTCTGTTCGCTAACTGATATCCATGATGTTTGTAACTCTTTTGCTTCAGTAGTATTCTCTATTGTGATTGAAGAAGATTTTGTGGCATCAGTAGTCTTAATAGATTCAGTGGTTGTGATTGGCTGAGCACTACTTTGAACAGAGATATTGCTTTCAGCGGGCAATCTCTCCGATTTTGTctcagtaggtatattttcCGTCTTTACTTCGGGGTCCGGCGACGTATGTGGTAGCATTGGCCGCCATGGCAGTGTATTCTGATCAACggtaatgtttttttctgtaattacGTTGTTAGTTTCAGGAGCCAAAGTTGTGGTCGTGGAACGTGTTGCAATCTCGTTCTTGTCTGAAAAGCGAtagtgaaaaatattaattgcgAACATTTTGTACACATTTCAATTCGTAAACGAATTTCGCAATAAGTAACTGCAAGTAGGTCTCACATAAATAAcatcccgctaatattataaatgcaaagtttgttattatatCTATGTGTTTGATACTTTTTCGTGCTAATAAAAACTGCTGGaagaatttgtatgaaattaatAATGAGATATGCAGATTTTTGGATACCTTTAATAACACacatgctactttttattttgatatctgATTTCAACCACGAGGATTTTGGCGCGGGTGTTTTTTGCataacgttaatgaaatccacaatGTATTTTGGGAATCCCGACGAGAATTTTccaaaatcccagaatttcaattcaactgtgaCACACACGTGTGAAAGTACGGGTGAGCACAAgtttgtgatatatttttatagaaTTATGAAATGTTTTATAATGTGACCCACCTGCTATTTCATTGACTTTCTGCAGTTCGTTTTCCTCAGCGTTCTTCTGTGTTGAGCTCGCTGGTCTCGCCGGAGGACTACGTAGGCTTGCAAGTGCCCAAGCTGTTAGAGTCGGTGGTATCTCCAACTCACTCGCACTGGCCGTCTCCACCTCCGCAGAAGTCGCCGTCGTTGTCGCGTACTTTGCTGACCCTCTCTTCCACAGCGACGGAATAGCGTTGTCGGATATAGATTGGGAATGCACTATCTTCTTCACGCCACTCACATCAGCTTGAATTACTGGGTCAATATCCGACGATACTGTTGTAAGGACAGTCCTGTTCGATTGTTTCGGACGAATTGTGGTGGACGTTCTGTTTTTAATACTAAAATGTTCAGCGTATATTGTGGTTGGATAGGTCGGCCGCTGGTACGTCCGTGTAATATTTCGCCTGGGGGTCATCCAAGTTGGTTTTGACTTAGGCGTTGTGAAATGGAATTTTCGTGTCACATTCCTGACGTTTACGTTTGGTAAATTAGCACCCGTCACTGTAACGCTATTGGGTGAATCTCGACCTTCTGTTAACTTCTTGGAATATCCTCTGTTCCTGTTGGTTAAGTTGCTCGAAAATGTCCTTAATGGTTTTTCAGTTGAAGAAATTGAATTTTGAATAGATAATGGTATGGAACCAACAGAACTAAAGATGGATGGTAGTGCACTAGATGATGGTAAAAGGTTCGAGGATATCGTAGAAACAAACTCTGGATCCGGAAATAAAGGCTTTGTTGAAACGACGAAGAGATTTGATGGAGTGCCTTTAATGGGCGCCAGCTCTTCTTCAGCTGGGGTTTGAAGCGTCGGTTCCGTGGCTAAGGTATCATTATCGCAATCGTCTTCATTAGAATTATTGATTGAGTAGGTTTCGGTGGACAGTACTGACATCTCGTAATAAATACTTGTACCATGTACATCAGAGAGCGCTTTATTATTAGTTCCAGCCCCGTCGTTGTCTATAAGCCGAGTTTCTTTGGTATTCTTGATAATTATGGTAGATTTATTACCTGGTTTTGAATTATTGTTGTCTAAGCCTACATTTCCTTTGATTATCTTATGTACATTTGTTACATTAGGTGGTGGCGATCTTATTTTTATAGCatctaaatttttaataatacttgaCGAAATATCTTGATACTTTTTATCgaagaaaacattttttggtGTGGTTAATTCAGCATTAAAATCAAAAAAGTCTGATTTGTACGATTCTGATTTATATGGTTCTGATTTATAAGGATCGTCTATTGGCAAAAAACTTGAAAAGGAACTAAAGGCAGTACTTGTATAATCACTATATTTCTCATTCGACCCTTTTCCAGTGTTTTTAGCAAAGTCATCGCTGTCAAAGCCAGGTATAGTAAAGAAGTTGCTATCATCAAATTTACTTGTAAACTTTTCAAATGAATCATCATCGTCGTCTTCCTCGCTTTTAGTTTCGACTGTCGTGGTGCTTGTGCTGCTTGGCGGCAAGTTTGTTTTCTTATAGTTTCTCATACTGTCCATCATTTGTGCCGGCTTCTTCACTTCTGCCGTTGGAGTAACTATTATCAACCCTGACGGCACTGACTCTGCCGTGGACGACCTCACTCTTCTTAACGTGCTTTCTGTGGTTGAACGAGAATTGTATCTCGTACCTCCTCTGTATTTGTACTTGACATTTTTATCGTTGCTGTCTTCAGAACCAGATTTTTGAGGCTGAAGCTCATTTAGAGCTGTGTCCAGACTCTTGGGCCGGCCTCGGGCCCATGTGTTGTTCCTGGTGTATCTCGCAGGTCTCTCATCTTTGACCGTCGTCGTTGTCGTTTCCAGCGGCAAGGCATTACCACTGACCGAAGTGCTGCTTAATAGTAGCAGATATGCTACTAATGCTGCACCTGAAATTTTATGAAACGTATGTTAAGCAACACATTTTGAGAGCCTAGGTCGAGTTACACCATAACTGACATCTACTAGCTTAAAAGCATAAACCTGTATCTACATACACCTATACATTTAAGCATGCTAAAATTTTCCAGCATTTAGGTTGTACCAGTATAGAAGCGGAGCTGAGAGCGATGTGCAAAATTAGATATGTTATTATATGCCCTAGAAAGTACAACCCGGTCGGATAATACTTGTGAGACGCGTTAATCAAGTATCGGATAGACGTAAGTTTGCGAACTTGCTCGTGCGTCTGTCTGGgtcttaaaatttcaaaacaaattcaaataccATACCTAAACATATTCTCACTGGAGACTCCATTATGACTTCATGTTGGTCCTGCGCTTGTAAATATTCAATGATCCAGAATCCTGTTTGCCATGGTTATcctgaaatagaaaaaaaaatcttaagtaaCTTAAATGT includes:
- the LOC141439604 gene encoding uncharacterized protein, with protein sequence MESPVRICLGAALVAYLLLLSSTSVSGNALPLETTTTTVKDERPARYTRNNTWARGRPKSLDTALNELQPQKSGSEDSNDKNVKYKYRGGTRYNSRSTTESTLRRVRSSTAESVPSGLIIVTPTAEVKKPAQMMDSMRNYKKTNLPPSSTSTTTVETKSEEDDDDDSFEKFTSKFDDSNFFTIPGFDSDDFAKNTGKGSNEKYSDYTSTAFSSFSSFLPIDDPYKSEPYKSESYKSDFFDFNAELTTPKNVFFDKKYQDISSSIIKNLDAIKIRSPPPNVTNVHKIIKGNVGLDNNNSKPGNKSTIIIKNTKETRLIDNDGAGTNNKALSDVHGTSIYYEMSVLSTETYSINNSNEDDCDNDTLATEPTLQTPAEEELAPIKGTPSNLFVVSTKPLFPDPEFVSTISSNLLPSSSALPSIFSSVGSIPLSIQNSISSTEKPLRTFSSNLTNRNRGYSKKLTEGRDSPNSVTVTGANLPNVNVRNVTRKFHFTTPKSKPTWMTPRRNITRTYQRPTYPTTIYAEHFSIKNRTSTTIRPKQSNRTVLTTVSSDIDPVIQADVSGVKKIVHSQSISDNAIPSLWKRGSAKYATTTATSAEVETASASELEIPPTLTAWALASLRSPPARPASSTQKNAEENELQKVNEIADKNEIATRSTTTTLAPETNNVITEKNITVDQNTLPWRPMLPHTSPDPEVKTENIPTETKSERLPAESNISVQSSAQPITTTESIKTTDATKSSSITIENTTEAKELQTSWISVSEQTTKKTVGLNTQRESITKLPKGVTTPLDETAQSSQENNEVATEVNTNEPMTTDYEITTYSRQFTYVPTVAITEKVETTTAPNARHPAAPTRTKATTIEDDPITTYRPKYVDTTTTDMTEETTTTQPDSTPQVEVSSLIFSNATKIESESPVSTTQVAEITTSEESITEHPTTLKVLEPETTTDSDETNSENNIDDSTEVQMDKSSETQAPEVLLSTETSETTPSEIYDKTNSSEESSGSNEVITMETTKIISSTTTTTTTTTTTTTTTIAPTTTEEQKEISTEPETEAGTTVTQGITTDPHAKIIVTSEDESPAETTESTTKSVNELEDVSSYGDVTTEKSVLDMEEAGSGAAVAIAVSTIGVIALILLIGLLLVVRRRGRRGFYAQRCTPVSLDAYSLDSVSVGHRKGNQRLRASKRSYGNPAYDDEVTSHPMNYAALANFALDVESMSNEFAEIPAVTVRPDEVPPGCEDKNRYSNVLPLPETRVPLRRIGSDPTSEYINANYITGPGNIRNYYIACQAPLPNTVIDFWRMIWEQNSRIIVMLTEYMESGVEKCYEYLPPSEVSDNKRTFGEYQIVLKKREQRDKYAVSSVQVINLTTRTWREVTHLWYFWPAKGVPDDYDSVLDFLSEMRSYMKISQTAKEYDEDGVEVIYGDGSRSSFGNLSKLREDGSPGNGVNVYSPAKAEEMMRRGHATNGTLSRMKAASEVEGVRPCTVVCASGAGRSCVVVALDVCARALAAHAADVPRVVRELRAQRPHALANKHHYIFLYKVLSEYGNKLMGGGVDTI